In Musa acuminata AAA Group cultivar baxijiao chromosome BXJ2-10, Cavendish_Baxijiao_AAA, whole genome shotgun sequence, a genomic segment contains:
- the LOC135625739 gene encoding protein BIC1-like — MVPADPPKPDRTQDAGPRRELVVSSDDPEMKNSEPNVGSSTNEHVTAEITKECTDSGVVEESGRERLRRHRTEMAGRVWIPEIWGQESLLKDWIDSSVFDRPLVPKGLVSAREALVEECRRTSSSSRRIKNPC; from the coding sequence ATGGTTCCGGCGGATCCACCGAAACCAGATCGTACGCAAGACGCAGGACCCCGCCGCGAGCTGGTGGTATCATCCGACGATCCTGAGATGAAGAACTCGGAGCCAAACGTCGGCTCCTCGACAAACGAGCATGTCACGGCGGAGATCACCAAGGAGTGCACCGACTCGGGCGTGGTCGAAGAGAGCGGGCGAGAAAGGCTGAGGCGGCACAGGACCGAGATGGCCGGCCGGGTCTGGATACCGGAGATATGGGGCCAGGAAAGCCTGCTCAAGGATTGGATTGATAGCTCGGTCTTCGACCGGCCGCTCGTCCCCAAAGGCTTGGTGTCAGCCAGGGAAGCTTTGGTCGAGGAGTGCCGTCGGACGAGCTCAAGCTCGCGGAGGATAAAGAATCCATGCTAA